The proteins below are encoded in one region of Sphingobacterium sp. R2:
- a CDS encoding glycoside hydrolase family 2 TIM barrel-domain containing protein — protein MHIVTKFTLIFLSSIVTMLGHAQSSVTLTHEQNNKEQQDTVIRKGIPWLDETITEENRLPMHTDFVTFPNTDQIVNYDWRESSSYLSLNGSWKFKWVNSPSQLPAQFESLTYDDRHWDNFQVPANWELNGYGFPMYTTSGFEFTYLIGKPNPPIVPMDFNPTAVYRREVVIPADWQGKPVILHIGAAKSNLSVWVNGEYVGYGEDSKLPSEFDITKYLTKGKNLITMRVMRWGVANYLEDQDMWRLSGITRDCYLLMRQPLHLRDIQLSPTLNASFDKGVLKTKLIFNRINQENFKAEITLQQDGRVISSKAVKVSGQEINVEQTVDSPALWSAEVPNLYQVVVKLIDHMDKTVEVIPLRVGFRTIEIKGGQLLVNGQPILIKGINRHETDPVSGHVISKENMLRDIQLMKKFNINAVRTSHYPNAEYWLQLCDQYGLYVIDEANIESHGMGYDLSYTMANRPSWEKAHVARVERLIQRDRNHPSVIIWSMGNEAGNGYNFYRAYLRMKELDSSRPVQYERAVNNYGELRFDWNTDLVVPMYASPSAMKNYAARNPKPERPFIQCEYAHAMGNSLGNFKDYWDIIRANKGIFQGGYIWDFVDQCFIKVNAKGDTVYTYGGDYEPKEAITDWNYASKGIFYANRTPYPHAWEMKKVYQDIHTSLLGEKKIAIYNERFFSGLENVELQWEIIVDGKKTQSGLIKNLNVSPQQSAVLSIPYQSVESGEKFLNLTYRLKKAEALLPTGHIIATEQLFLGGVFRPNTAVLAQGKINTERKEGNLIVSAKDLLIEFDLKSGWLMRYHFKGQSFVDEHTAFKSNFWRAPNDNDFGANTPEKLKPWKQVSDSIELIEIKSTVVNNLAYVNATYKMPQVYGQLEMKYCINQLGEMRISQSFVADTTKKVAVLPRFGMQWIMPSGFETINYYGRGPQENYIDRNFSSPVGLYKQTVDQQYFPYVMPQETGNKTDVRWMEIKNKSGRGLLFTGDSTFSMSALHYFDKDLDDGLKRQQRHAADLVKRKQTQLNIDLKQMGVGGVNSWGAWPLEEYTLPYKDYSFSFVVKPVE, from the coding sequence ATGCATATAGTGACTAAATTCACGCTTATTTTTCTGTCTAGTATTGTCACCATGTTGGGCCATGCACAGTCCAGTGTGACTTTGACGCATGAGCAAAACAACAAAGAACAGCAAGATACGGTTATCCGAAAAGGGATCCCTTGGTTGGATGAAACGATAACTGAAGAAAATCGACTGCCCATGCATACCGATTTTGTAACCTTTCCGAATACAGATCAAATTGTCAATTACGATTGGCGTGAATCCTCCTCTTATTTAAGTTTGAATGGCTCTTGGAAATTCAAATGGGTTAATAGCCCGTCTCAGTTGCCAGCTCAATTTGAATCACTAACCTATGACGATCGTCATTGGGACAATTTTCAGGTGCCCGCTAATTGGGAGCTTAATGGATACGGTTTTCCAATGTATACCACTTCAGGTTTTGAGTTTACCTATCTGATCGGCAAGCCAAATCCCCCCATTGTACCGATGGATTTCAATCCTACCGCGGTGTATCGCCGCGAGGTAGTTATTCCTGCGGATTGGCAGGGGAAGCCTGTTATTCTACACATTGGGGCTGCTAAATCTAATTTATCTGTTTGGGTAAACGGCGAATATGTCGGATATGGCGAGGATAGCAAATTACCATCCGAGTTTGACATAACAAAGTATTTAACAAAAGGAAAAAATCTGATTACCATGCGCGTTATGCGATGGGGAGTAGCGAATTATTTGGAGGATCAGGATATGTGGCGTTTAAGCGGAATCACGCGTGACTGTTATTTGCTGATGCGACAACCGCTGCATCTGCGTGACATTCAACTATCACCAACACTCAACGCTTCTTTTGATAAAGGAGTCTTAAAAACCAAACTCATTTTTAACCGGATTAATCAGGAAAATTTCAAGGCAGAGATCACACTGCAGCAGGATGGCCGGGTGATATCAAGTAAAGCTGTGAAGGTTTCTGGACAGGAAATAAATGTTGAGCAGACAGTAGATAGTCCTGCACTATGGTCTGCTGAGGTGCCAAATTTATATCAGGTAGTTGTCAAGCTCATAGACCATATGGACAAAACAGTAGAGGTCATTCCATTGCGAGTCGGTTTTCGTACGATTGAGATTAAGGGTGGACAGTTGCTGGTTAATGGACAACCTATTCTTATTAAAGGAATAAATAGACATGAGACAGATCCCGTCTCAGGGCATGTGATCTCAAAAGAAAATATGCTGCGGGATATACAACTTATGAAGAAATTCAATATCAATGCCGTTCGTACCAGCCACTATCCAAATGCCGAATATTGGTTGCAGCTCTGTGATCAATACGGTCTGTATGTGATCGACGAAGCCAATATCGAATCACATGGCATGGGCTATGATCTGTCCTACACCATGGCGAATAGGCCGAGTTGGGAGAAAGCGCATGTAGCACGTGTTGAACGTCTTATTCAGCGAGATCGGAATCATCCAAGTGTCATTATTTGGAGTATGGGCAATGAAGCCGGAAATGGGTATAACTTCTATCGGGCCTACCTCCGAATGAAAGAGCTCGATAGCAGCCGTCCTGTACAATACGAGAGGGCCGTGAATAATTATGGCGAATTAAGATTTGACTGGAATACAGATTTAGTGGTGCCTATGTATGCCAGTCCATCTGCGATGAAAAATTATGCAGCCCGTAACCCTAAGCCTGAAAGGCCTTTTATTCAATGTGAATATGCACATGCCATGGGAAATTCGTTGGGCAATTTTAAGGATTATTGGGATATCATTCGGGCAAACAAAGGGATATTTCAAGGTGGATATATCTGGGATTTTGTGGATCAATGTTTTATTAAAGTCAATGCTAAAGGAGATACGGTATATACTTATGGCGGAGATTACGAACCAAAAGAAGCTATTACGGACTGGAATTATGCTTCCAAAGGAATTTTTTACGCGAACAGAACTCCCTATCCCCATGCATGGGAAATGAAAAAAGTATATCAGGATATTCATACTAGTTTATTGGGCGAAAAAAAGATAGCAATTTACAACGAGCGCTTTTTTAGCGGGCTTGAAAATGTTGAACTACAATGGGAAATAATAGTTGATGGAAAAAAAACTCAATCTGGGTTAATCAAAAATTTGAATGTGTCGCCACAACAATCTGCGGTGCTATCTATTCCTTATCAAAGCGTAGAATCTGGCGAAAAGTTTCTGAATCTGACCTATCGACTGAAAAAAGCCGAGGCTTTACTTCCAACTGGGCATATTATTGCAACTGAACAGTTATTTTTGGGAGGTGTTTTTCGGCCTAATACCGCCGTTTTAGCACAGGGAAAAATCAATACGGAGCGAAAAGAAGGAAATCTCATCGTGTCGGCCAAGGATTTGTTGATCGAGTTTGATCTTAAATCAGGATGGCTAATGAGATATCATTTTAAAGGGCAGTCTTTTGTTGATGAACACACCGCATTTAAGAGTAATTTCTGGCGTGCACCGAATGATAATGACTTTGGTGCAAATACACCGGAAAAATTGAAGCCTTGGAAGCAGGTTTCAGACTCTATTGAATTGATTGAAATTAAATCAACAGTTGTCAATAATCTAGCGTACGTGAATGCAACCTATAAAATGCCGCAAGTATATGGACAGCTGGAAATGAAATATTGCATTAATCAATTGGGTGAAATGCGTATTTCTCAGTCATTCGTTGCTGATACCACAAAAAAGGTAGCTGTTCTTCCACGTTTCGGTATGCAATGGATCATGCCTTCAGGCTTTGAAACGATCAATTACTATGGAAGGGGACCGCAGGAAAATTACATTGACCGTAATTTTTCATCACCTGTGGGACTATATAAACAGACGGTGGATCAGCAGTATTTTCCTTATGTAATGCCACAGGAGACGGGCAATAAGACGGATGTTCGATGGATGGAAATAAAAAATAAAAGTGGTCGCGGATTGTTGTTTACGGGAGATTCCACGTTTAGCATGAGTGCTTTGCATTATTTTGACAAGGACTTGGATGATGGTCTCAAGCGTCAACAGCGACATGCTGCCGACTTGGTCAAGAGAAAGCAAACACAGCTTAATATTGACCTTAAACAGATGGGGGTGGGCGGAGTGAATAGCTGGGGAGCATGGCCGCTTGAGGAATATACGTTACCTTACAAAGATTATTCCTTCTCCTTTGTTGTAAAACCAGTAGAATAA
- a CDS encoding nuclear transport factor 2 family protein, translating into MKGFVKTFTVAALIALSSVVMAAEKPVSKSEIVPVNLSTAEFALQHYVAVTTAGASFGLEQLFAQDFSQKIHTSTIHTYRRRAVIECLNKQEGEILNCKTHIKIVEKSADYMIAKIVLKFDSFSMTDLVTLVYENGSWQVSKSFHSYQ; encoded by the coding sequence ATGAAAGGATTCGTAAAAACATTCACAGTAGCAGCTTTAATTGCCTTATCATCAGTTGTCATGGCGGCTGAAAAACCAGTATCAAAATCAGAAATAGTTCCTGTTAATCTCTCCACAGCAGAGTTCGCCTTGCAGCATTATGTTGCGGTAACTACTGCCGGAGCATCTTTTGGGCTAGAGCAATTGTTTGCCCAAGATTTCAGTCAAAAAATTCATACTTCCACTATACATACCTATCGACGCCGTGCGGTGATTGAATGTTTGAATAAACAAGAGGGTGAAATTTTGAATTGCAAAACGCATATCAAGATCGTCGAAAAATCTGCAGATTATATGATTGCAAAAATTGTATTGAAATTTGACAGCTTTAGCATGACTGACCTAGTGACTTTGGTGTATGAGAATGGCAGTTGGCAAGTGTCAAAATCATTCCATTCGTATCAATAA